Part of the Chloroflexota bacterium genome is shown below.
GACGATTGAAGGCTATGAAGGCGCGCTCTTTTCGATCAATCCTGAGCCAATTCAAGGTGGTACAACTGCGCTGCTGAAATTGCCAGTCGAAAGTGATTGGATGCCCTTGTTGCCCCAAGCTGTTGCTCAATTTCGCAGTGCGATTCCTGCTCAAATGCAAACCGTGCTGCAAGAAGGCGAAGTCTTGGCTGATGTTGAATTTTTGCCGAATGTCGATGCCTTGACTCAAGACCCTTCGCTTTACGATATTCAAACCCGACCCGTGCCCGAAACCGATGGCGGCTTTGAGTTGGTCGTGACGGCGAATTTCCAAGGCTTGGCGGTGCGTGGCAGTTTTGCCGAGCAGTTGAATCGGGCTTTGCCGAATGCCTTGCGGATCAAAGACCCATCATTCAGCACTGACACCACTAGCATTGTGCGCAGCCAAGTGCGCTTGGATGATTCAGGCGCTAGTTTGTTGCTGGCAACGGTCGAAGTTGCTCCCAAAACCGCAGTTGGCCTGCCCGATAGCACCAAACTGAAAATCGCCGAGAGCATCAAAGGCCTAACCCCAGCCGAAGCCTTGGCGCAGTTGGAAGCCTTACGCGAAAGCGGCTTGATTGGTGATATTGTGTCAGTTCCCGAAGTCGAGCGCTTGCCCGTCGATCCAGCCGAAATTAATGTTCAGGTGCAGGAATGAGTGATCGTCCAACCCATGGCCGAATCATCGCTTTGGATGTTGGCAACAAACGGATCGGGGTGGCTATGTGCGACCCCGACCGAATTATCGCCAGCGGCCAGCCAACCCTTCCAGCACAGCCAACCGATAAAGCCTATGCTCAGCTTTTGCAAATGATTGCTGATAACGAGGTCGTTGAGGTGGTGATTGGCTTGCCTTTGACCTTGCGTGGCGAGGTTGGGGCGCAGGCCAAAGCGGTGCAAGCCTTCAGTCGTGGGCTGGAAAAACGCACCAAAATTCCGATTACCTTGTATGATGAGCGCTTTACCAGCGTTGAGGCTGAGCGTTCGCTCGAAGCCATGGGCATCAAAAAAAGCAAACATCGTGATCATGTCGATGAATTAGCCGCTATTTTGATTCTGCAAGATTATATGAGTTCAATCGCGCCGCCCCGCCCACGCTACCACGACCCCGACCACGAAGATTGGGATTAACTACAAAGCCCTGTTGATTTTCAACAGGGCTTGTTTGATTTAGGGTTGTTTGAGCCAGCGAATGCCTAAACTTTCAATTGAACACTCGCCACTGCATTGCTCACCACTGAGGCAATCATGCCAGGTGCCTTGGAGCTTGATGCTTTGGGCTTGCTCGCCATGGTTGAACCACAACACGCCATCGGTCAACTCGATGCGTTCGATTTCGCTGGGCAAGCGTTGGGCAGCGGGCCAGAGCCGTGGCAACAGATCGCCCAAAATTTCTTCGGTGGGATAGCAACCCATCAACACCGCTAGGCCTTTGCCATAAGTCGCGGCGGTGATTGCAGCCTGACCCTTAGCATAACTCTTGCTCCAGGTTGCTAAGGTGTTGGCATGGGTCACATTCAGCACTTCCATCCAAAGTGGTGCGGTGTGGCTCGTCTCGCCAAATTGTACCGCCCATGGCTTGGCTGGGTCGAGGGCACTCCACTCGGCGACATCAGCTCCAAATAAATCGGTCAAGCCACTGGGGAAGCCATCAGGAGCAGTGCGATTGTCGCGGCGTTTGGTTAAACTGCGTGGCGTGCAGATCAACGTGCCGCCTGCCTGAACCCACTCGCGCCAGCCCGCAGTTTCGGCAGGGTTATCAAGCATTGGGGCGACAGCAATCGCTAGTTGATAGGCATCGAGTGGCGTGCCACGCTGGACAATATCAACCCCAACCCCATAGCTGGTAAGCGTGCGATGGATTGTGCGCAGCAATTGCCAATAATTCCAGCCTTGAGCATGGGGATCGAGTTGTTGCGCCCAATGATCGTCGTAGGAAACCAGCAAGGCAACCTTGCGCGGCGCAGCTTCGGGCTGGCCATGCTGCTGCCATTCATTGGCAACAATCCGGGCTTCGGTGCTGCCACGCGCTGGCCGATTGGCATGATCGCGCAGGCCGCTATGATATTGCTCTTGGCCCAACCAACATGCCCGCCAACGAAAATACAGCACATTAGCTGCGCCATGGGCAGCATCTTGATAGCTCCACAGCCGCACTTGGTTGGGTGGCACTGGCGGATTGGTGGGAGTCCAGTTGATTTGGCCTGGCTGTTGCTCCATCACCCAAAATGGCTGACGCTTGAGGCCGCGAATATGGTCGTGATACATCGCCACCGTTTGCCAATCGGGAAAGCCATGCGGGTAATTATCCCAAGCAATTGTATCGACTTGCTGCGCCATATCAAACCAATTAATCTCATCGTCGCCAGGTGCAATGTTGGTTAAAATCGTGCGATTTGGTGAGTGCTGGCGCAAAATTTCTGCCTGCATCGCACAATATGCCACCTGCTGATCCGAGGCAAAGCGGCGATAATCGAGCACCAACGAGGGATTATGACCGCCGCCAACTGGTACATTTGGCAAAGGAATTTGCTGCCAATCGCTGTAGGTTTGGCTCCAAAAGGCCGTGCCCCATGCTTGATTGAGGCTTGCTAAATCGCCGTAGCGTTGGCTCAGCCATTGGCGAAAAGCCGCAGCGCAATGATCGCAGTAGCACCGCGCCGAGCCATGATTGCCAATTTCGTTATCGATTTGCCAAGCGGCAATCGCCGGATGCTGACCATAGCGTTCGGCCATGGCCGTGACGATCTGGCGGCTATATTCGATGTACTGCGGATTGACCAAACAAGCTTGGCGACGACCACCATGGCCTAAACGCCGACCTTGGGCATCGATCCGCATTAAATCGGGCTGGTTATGGGTTAGCCAAGCGGGCGGGGTGGCGGTGGGCGTGCCAAGCACAATGTTCAAGCCTTGACTCGCCAATGTTTCAATTGCTTGGTCGAGCCATGCCCAATCATACTGACCAGCGGCTGGCTCCATCAAAGCCCAAGCAAACTCGCCAATCCGCACATACTCCAAGCCCAAGGCCTGCATCTGTTTGGCATCATCGGCCCACCACGTTTGGGGCCAATGCTCAGGATAATAACAAACACCTAATGGCATAGAAACCTCTTTTGAAAGGATGAAGGATGAGGGATGAAGGATGAAGCCAAAATGCAAGAGATTGAGTTGTAACCACGAAGAGCACGAAGGACACTAAGTTTTGCGCAATCGGTTACTACCATTTTGTTGCAATTTAGGCATTTAACAAATCTAAAATTCGTGTTCTTCGCGGTTAAATTTCATCCTTCATCCCTCATCCTTCATAATTTATCCTTTGACTGCGCCTGCGAGTGCGCCGGAGATGAATTGGCGCTGGAAGGCGATAAAGATCATCATAATTGGTAGGGTGGTGAGCGCTGTGCCCATCATCAATTGGCCATAATCAATAATTGATAAGCCAACGAGGGCGTTGATCCGCACGGGCAGGGTTTCCATGGCTTTGTCGCGCATAATAATCAACGGCCAGAAGAAGCTGTTCCATTGAAACATAAACGAATAAATTGCCAAGGCTGCAAGGGTTGGGCGCATAGTTGGCAGCGCCACGCTGGTGAAAACCCGCCACTCGCCAGCGCCATCAATTCGCGCCGCATCAAGCAGATCATCAGGCAAGGCTTGCATGCTTTGGCGCATCAAGAAGATGCCAAACGGATTGGCCAGCGCCGGCAAAATCACCGCTTGATAGCTGCTGATCCAGGTTGGATCGCCAAAGAGCGTGATTTTGGCCATGAGTTGAAACAGTGGCACGGCGGTGACATGATAGGGAATCATCAAGACTAACAAAAACATGCCAAATAAGATTGAGCGCCCGCGAAAGCGGAATTTGGCAAAGGCATAACCCGCCAGCGAAGCGATAAAGACGCTGAGGCTAGCATAAACCACCGCAATAAAGGCCGAATTGAATAGCGAACGCCCAAAGCCATTGTCAAACAGGCCTTGAATATTCGACCAAGCAGCGCTGCCAAACCACAAATGTGGTGGAAAGCGCAGCACTTCGCTTGAGGGCTGCGAGGCTTGGACAAACATGTAGTAGAAGGGGAATAGTGATAAAAATGCCCCAACGACTAATAAAAGGTAGATCGCGCCACGCTGGAAGCGGCTCACAAAGGGCTTGGGCACAAGTTCATCGGAAAGCTTGGTTTTTGCCATCGCTTAATCCTCCCCGCGCTGGGCGATGCGAAATTGTAAAAGCGAAAAGACGGCGATGATCAAGACCATGGCATAGGCAATTGCCGAAGCGTAATTAAACTCGGCATTTTGGAAGGCCGTGCGATAGAGCAAGGTGGCCATGCTGAGGGTTTCGTTGGATGGCCCGCTGCGGGTCAGCAGATATGGCTCATCGAAAATTTGCAACGTGCCAATGGTTGAAAGCACCGTAGTCAGCAAAATGGTGGGGCGCATCATCGGCACGGTAATCGCCCAGAATTTGGCCCATGCGCCTGCGCCATCAAGCTCTGCCGCCTCGTACAACTCGGTTGGGATACTCTGCAAACTGGCGAGATAAATCACCATGTTATAGCCCGTCCAGCGCCACGTAATTGCCATAACCAGCGAGAATTTAGCGGGCCAAGCATTGGTAAGCCAGGGCACTGACTGCACGCCCAAGCCATTGAGCACATAGTTGATCAAGCCTTTTTCATCATTCAGCAGCAGCCGAAAGATCAAGGCCACGGCAAATAAGGCCGTGATTGCTGGCAGAAAATAGATTAAGCGAAAGGCTGTGCGAAATTTGAGCACCGCGCTATTGAGCAACACCGCCAAGACCATTGCGAGGCCAAGTTGCAGTGGCACTTGAAATACCAGCAAAAACACCGTGTTGATCAGCGCTTTACGAAACACCGTGTCGCCGAACAAGCGCCGATAGTTATCGAGGCTGAAGCCGCTGTTGGGGTTGAGTTGGCTCTCAAAGCTCAATTGCAACGAGGCAATAATTGGGTAGAGCATAAAGATGCCAAAAATCAACAATGCTGGTAGCAAAAACATGTACGGGGTTAGTCGCCGTCGCCATTGGTAGCGGCGCTCTGCTGGTGTAAGTAGCTGCGACCCCATAGAACCCTCCTAGGCAAAGGCTATTAATTCAAACTCCCCTCTCCCGTATGGCGGGAGAGGGGTTGGGGGTGAGGGTATGAACTATTGGGCGATTTCGCGGCCAGTTTGGTTGGCCAATTCGGCAGCAGCTTCTTGCAGAGCTTGTTTGGGGTCCATGCCTTGGCTCAGCACTTTGGCTTGAGCTGAAGCCAAAACTGCTTGGCCTTTGGCATAATCTTTGGTGTAGGTTGCTGCTGGAATGTTCTTGATCTCATCAGCAAACAGTTTCCAAATTGGTTGGTTGTTGAAGAAGGCCACTGGCTTGCTATAGAGGTCAGCGCTGTAGGCTGGCTGATAGCTTGGCCAAATGCCGAATTTTTCCATCATAATGTTTTGGCCTTCGCTGGTGGCCAAGGCATGCTCAACGAACAACCAAGCTGCATCGAGATTTTTGGTTGCAGCCGGAATTGCCAAGGTTGAGCCACCTAGGTTGGCAGCGCGATTGCCGCCTTTTTCGAAGGCTGGCAACAACATCACATCCCATTTGCCTGAAAGATCTGGCGCTTGGTCGATGATTGTGCCGCTATACCAGACCCCAAATGGAACCGTGGCAACATCGCCATTTTTGGTCGCGGCAACTGTGCCATCCCAACCATTGATATTGGCAACTAAGCCTTTATCGTTGATTTCTTTGAGCAAGGTCAATGCTTGAACCGATTTGTCGTTGTTGAGGTTGATTTTGCCATCGCTATTGAAATAGCAGCATACGCCCAATTGGCTGGTCATCATACGGAAGCCAGCATCATCGGCCACAATATCGACTGGCAAGAGCTTGGTTTTGCCATTGGTCGCGGCCAAAATCTTTTCGCCAGCAGCGATCAAATCGGCCCATGTTTCGATCGATTTAGGATCTACGCCAGCTTGCTCGAAAATATCAACCCGATACCACAAACCAGTTGGGCCGGAATCCCAGGGAATCGAGCGAATTTTATCGCTAATTTTGGATTGTGCCCATTTGGAAGGATCAAAATCTTTTTCGTATTTGCTAGCGCGGCTGGTTAAGTCGGCCAAGCCGTCGGGGAAGGTTGACGTATACACATCCATGCGGTCGGATTCGATCGCGACCACATCGGGTAAGCCAGCGCCGCCAGCTTGCAAGCCTGAAGTCAGCTTATCGTAGACATCTGTGCGCCCAATATCTTGGACAGTAACTTTGACGTTGGGATATTTTTGGTTAAACGAGGGAACCGTTGCTTCGAGGCTCTTGGCGGCCACATTCCAAGCCCAAACTGTAATTTCGCCTTTAACTTCGGCGGGATTGGTGGAGCCAGTGTTGCTGGTCGTGGTTGTGGTGCTCTCGCTGCCACACGCAGCCAAAATCAGCGTCAATACCAACAGGCTAATTAACGAACGATGCATATTTCGGCGAACCATCATCGGGTCTCCTTGCGCTACATTGCACATACCACCATACTGCGAATTATTAGGTACGTTCTGGCTTGTGGGAATTTAATCGGGGATGACCTCCTTTGCTTAGCTCTAGGTACGCATCAACAGAGATCATGGATTAAATCATTATAGCTATCATAGCATATTCTGGCTATTTCGTGGGAGCGTTTCCATTGCTGTTAATTATTGATTTCTACGCTTGCTTGCAGCCGTGAACGTTGTATGCTTGGGGCAAGCCGTTGCTGACTGCCAGCAAAACAATAATCTCAAAACGGGCAACCTATTCTTGGTGGCTGAGCAAGGATCTGCATGTAACCGCAATGCTTAGCTTAGGGTGATGCATGAGGAATAGCTAAAGAAGCATAAAGATGTCTACCGATAACAAATATTAATCAAGAGGAATTACTGTGACCTTCGTCAATCTAATTAGAAATGGTTTACACAACTACTCGTCGATTGAGTTGGTACGCTATGCCTTGCATGATCCCGCCAATTTCAAGCAGGTTGATGCAGTGCTTGCTCAGCGGATGCCCGACCCTGCGCTGCCGAATTGCTGATTGCTGCATTTGAGGCAGGCACAGCTCCCGTGTGGTTGGTGGCGTATTTGCTTGGGCGAATTGGCACAGCTTGTGGTTATGCTACAGCTCGCACGATTGTGTTGGCTGCACCTGGTAAACTTGCTGAAAGCTACGCCGCTGTGGCAATGGTACGTATTCGCGGAGCACAAGCCTTTGGCGAGTTGGCAGAATTGCTTAAAACCGCCCCGCAATGCGCTAGCCGCGAGGCCGCAGCGAGTGGGCTGGCTGAGTTTGGCTCAGCTGAAGCGGCTGAACTAATTTTGACGGCTAGCCAAGCCCAAACAATTCGGGCAAGTATTGCGCGACGCTTGCTCACCCCAACCCCTCGGCAATTGTAGGCGAGGGGTTGAGTGAAAAGCATGATTTAGGGAGTAGCAACTTTTTGCTTGAGGCTCGTTTGTAGTTCGCTGCTCAAATTGGTGAAAAAGGTGTATTTGGTTTTTTCTTCGATGGTCGCAACCGAAACGATATAATCGCGCCAATCTTTATCGCGAATCCCATCGCGATTGGGCATGCGCAAGGCAATCACTTCGGTATTGCGATTGATATCGCTGATCTGATCGTTAGCATCAAGCACCAGCGCAATCTTCCAAACATACTTGGGCACGCGAATTTTGGGATCGCCGATGCTGCCGTCGGAGCCTTCGGGGCCAGCAATCAAATAAAGTTGCTTGCCATCACGCACCAAATCGCGGCAATAATCCTCGAATTCTTTCCATGGGCCTTGGTTGTTGTCGGGAGCTTGGGGCACGATGTTGGTCATATAAAACACCGAGCGATTGATACTTTCCGAGGCGGTGCGATCGGCTGATGGCAACATATGGCCGCGATCATAGCCGCTGTTGGTGTAATCGGTCGGCTTAACCCGATACCAGCCTTCAGGCAAATCGGGGTCGGTGGTGAATTGGCTGCGGTCGGTGCTACCCAAATCGCTAATATCCAAATGCCAACTGACCCAATTGAGAATATTCAGTTTGCGATTGTAGGCTAGGCTATATTCTGGGCGCTGGATCAAGTAATTATCGCTGCTGCTGGTTTCGGGCAAGGCTCCGCTAGGATTGCCCAACGCCATGTGATTAACATCGGCTTGCGGTTGATTTGAATTATTGGAGCTACTGGGCTTTGGCGTGGCCAGAAATTGCTGGGCATCGCAGCCACTCAGCAATACAATCAGCGTGATGATCCCAATCCAAAAACGGCGCATAAACATCCTCACAGCAAATGTAGTGGTTTCTGCTAGGCAGTGTAGCACAGTTGGGCGCTTTCAAGGCTAGCGAATCTGGATAATCGCAAAATCTAAGGCGCTTTCAAGGCTAGCTAGGGGCTTGGTATTGGCTAAATCATCAATCAATAGCTGAGTTAATTGTTGATATTTGGCTTGATACAGCGGTGGTCGCTGAATCGCGAGGCTTTGGCGTAAATGCTCGCTGCTAAGGTACAGGCAGGCCGCAGCTTGTGGTTGATGCTGGCTCAGATATTCAGCGCAGGCTTCAATTACCAACAAGGCTCGCCATTGTTCGTTCAAGGCTTGTTGTAAATGCAGCGATTCATGCAAGTAGTTGCGAGCTTGAGCCAGCTTGCCTTCATTCAACGCCAACAAACCTAAGCTATAGTTGGCTAGCTCAATACAACCACGATAGCCAATTTCATGGCTCAAATTGAGGCAATTATGCAGTAATTCGCTGGCTTGCTCCAAGCGTTGTTGTTGCAATGCCAATTCGCCCAGATAATTGAGCGTTTGACAAACCATAGCGCTGCGGTTTGCTCCGGTGGCCGTGCTAACCTGTAAACATTCTTCCAAATAGTGTTGAGCCTTGGCAAAATCGGCTTGATACAAGGCTACTTGGCCAAGATGGCCGAGGGCAAACATCGCGCCCCAGCTTGAATCGAGCACCTGAAAGAGATCGAGGCTTTTGTGAAATAGTCCATAAGCTTGCTCGAACTGACCCTGACTTAAGGCTAAACGCCCCAAATGTTCTAACGACCAGGCCTGCAATTCCTGTTGCTCAAGGTTTTGGAAAATTGTGAAACTTTGCTGGAGTTGGCTTTGCGCTTGTTGCCAATTGCCATGCATCTGAGCCAATTCGCCCAATCCATGTAGCGACAACCCCAAACTATGGTGGTCGGCCATGCCCTCGGCCATCTCAACACTTGCCTGAAACGAATGGTGCATCAGGGTATATTCGCCCAGATCATGGGCCAACCAACCAACTAAGCGCAACAATTGGGCACGTAATGGCGATTGTAAGCTGGCGGTTTGGGCAATCACGGCCTCAGCAATTTGGCGACCCTCTTGTTGATGCCCATAATAAGTCCAAAAATCCCAGAGCAGCACCACCAAGCGCACACTCAGATCGGCTTCGTGATGGTCGAGCGCCCATTGAATTGCCGCTTTGAAGTTGCGATATTCCTGTTGCAACATTTCGGTGCGCCGTTGAAAAAGCTGCGGTGCTTGCCAAGCCATAATATGTTCGGCCAACCGCAAATAATACAAGGCATAGCCGCGTTGCAACAGCAGCGTTTCGCCGCGATTGTTGAGTTGTTGCAGGGCGTATTCGCGCGTAACTTCGAGCATCTGAAAGCGCGGTTCGCCATGGCTTGCGATTGTTTGTTGCAATAAACTTTGATCAACCAAGGCCATCAAGCCTGCCTGAACTTGGTCGACTGCTTGGGGCAGGCTTTCCAAACGTAGACCACTAGTTTGCTCTGGTTGTGGCTCAAGGCTCGCGCAAATCACCGCCGCAGCTTCGATTGTGCTGCCACCAGCAAATACCGCCAAACGACTAAACAGGCTTTGCAAATCTGGTTCGAGCAGGCCAAAGCTCCAATCGAGCGTGCCGCGCAAGGTTTGTTGGCGGGCTGTGCGCTGTTGGGGGCGTTGCAAAATATTTAAGCGTTGCTGCTGATTAATCCGATTGAGCAAGGCTTGGGGGGCGAAAAATTTGCTTTGCAAGGCGGCTAATTCGATTGCTAAAGGTAAGCCTTCGAGCGCGATGCTTAGTTCGCTGATGGCTTGGGCATTGGTTTGATCAAGCTGAAACTGCGGATTGACCGCTTGTACTCGTTGCAAATAGAGTTGCACCGCTGGAATTTCGGCCAACTCGCTGGGGGGTAGATAATCGGCGGGATGTGGAGTTGCCAAGGGCTGAACCTGATATTCGTATTCACCATAAAGCTGCATTGCGCGGCGGCTGGTTACTAACATTTTGAGGCTAGCCGCGCTACTTAATACGTTTTCGAGCAATTCAGTCAGCGGAAATAGATGCTCAGCATTATCAAAAATCAATAATGTGGATTGCTGGTCGAGCTGCTGAATTAATCCACTGAGGGTTGGGCTAGTTGGCTGAATTAAGCTAATTAATGCTGGCTCAATTGCCGTCATGGTTGTGATATTGGCCAAATCGAGATACCAGCAAGCAGTAAATTGGGTTTGTTGAGCTAAGGCCAAGGCTAAGCGCGATTTACCCACGCCTGCATGGCCAAGCAAGGTTAGTAGCCGCACTTGTGGTTGTAACAGCAAGGGTTTGAGCAAAGCTAGGGTTGGTTCGACCCCAACCAAACTGGTTAGTGGCTGTGGCAAGGTTGGTTTGGAATGTGTTGCAAGGGTCAGCGGCTGATCGATTTGCCAAGTATTTAGGGCATAGGCCACGGCGGGTAGCAATTCGTTGAGGCGATGAAAATAGGTGGTACGGCTGATGCTCAAATGATCAGCATAAAAATCGGCGGTAGCTTCGGGGCTTGCTAAAATAACGGCTAAAATTCGTTGTTGGCTGGCAACAAAAGCATATTCATGCAGATATTTGTAAATATTTGCTAAACCACCGCGCTGATTGAGCCAGGTTTGCCATGGATCGGCCTGCAACAAGCGTAGCGGATAGCGCGGAAACCGCAACAAAGCCTTGATATGCTCTTCATCCCATGGTTGGTTGAGGCTTGGTTGGGTGAGCGCTATCATCATTGAAGCTCCTTTGGGGTTGGCCGCTGGCTTGATCTTACCATATCTGAGCAACTTTGTGCATTCAATAGAAGAAGTAACAAAAACACACGCTCCAAATGGAGCGTGTGCTTGGAAACGAGATTTAGCTAGCGCTTATTGCACGCCACAAGCCGTCCAGGCTTGAGCGGTTGCGTTGTATTCAGCGCTGCTTGCGCCATAGAGGTCGCGGGCGGCGTTGAGGGTTGCAGTGCGCACGGCCTTGAAGTTTGAGCTTGGGGTCAAGTAGACCGTCAAGGCGCGATAGAAGATCGCAGCGGCTTTTGGTCGGCCAATGCCAGTTACTGCTTGACCAGAGGTGCGGTTGGTGCCACCTTGAGCCAACAGATAGAAGACTTGGTTTTGAATCCCGCTGTTGATGTGCACGCCGCCATTATCGCCAGTGCCAGTGTAGCGCTTGCTGTAGTGGTCGGGGTCGCCTTCAGCAGCTGGGTTCGACATATTGCGCAAAGCATCGCCAGCGGTGGCTGGGGTGTAGATATCTTCGCCAATCAGATAATCGCCTGAGCCACTGCTATATTCGACCATCGTGCCGAAAATATCCGAGAATGATTCGTTAGCAGCACCCGATTCGTTGCTATAGATCAAGCCAGCGGTTTTTTCGGTCAGACCGTGGGTAATTTCGTGGCCTGCAACATCGAGCGAAACCAATGGGCGGAAGGTTGTGCCATCGCCATCACCATAGGTCATGCTTGAGCCGTTCCAGAAGGCGTTGTTATAGCGATTGCCATAATGCACGCGGCTCAACACGCGGAAGCCATTGCCATCGATGCCACGGCGGCCAAAGCTGCTCAAGTAGTAGTCCCAAGTCAATTGAGCGCCATAGTGGGCATCAACGCCAGCGCTTTGAACATTAGCAGTCGTGTTGGTGCCCCAAACATTATCAGCATCGGTGAAGGTGCTACCGCCAGTGGTGCGGTTGTTCATGTTAGTGGTGTACATCCCGCCGCGTGAGTTATCGCGCAGATAGTAAACCCCACTCACCAAATCGGTAGTAATTGAGACATTGCCGCTGTACAAGCTCTTGCCAGTTCCAGTTGCGTTGACTCCATCCATGTCGTTGTAGTACAGCTCGGTTTCGCCAGTCTTGGCGTTGATGAAGAACTCGTGGTGAGCAGTTGCTTCGGTGCCATCTTCAATGTGCAAGCTAACATGGAAGACGATCACTGAATCTTGGCCTTCGCGTGGCAAGATTTTGAGTTCGCTGCTGACTTCTGCGCCACCAGCTTTTTTGGCGTTGAAATCATATTTGACTTGGCTTTGGGCAATTTTGATTGCTTCAGCTGAGCTTAAGCTAGCGCTGGTATCAATCCCATCAACCGCGAAGAGTTCACCACTTTCTTGGGTCACATTGCCTTTATTGTCGAGGTGCGCAATTACTTGGCCGCCAAAGACTGGCAAGCCAGCGTAGGTTTGGTCAAGGCGCACGTTGATGCCCAGATCGTCTTGATCAACGCCACGCACTTGCAAATTGGCGCTATTTGCACCTTTGCCAGCGAAGTGATCCAAGCTGGTATCAACCGCTGCGGTGACCCAATCTGGGCGCACGCCTTTGGCTTCGGCTTCGCGATAAGTGCGGATCAACTGCCCGCGAACTTTGTCGTAATCTTGAGCACCAGTGCTAACAGCAGAACCAAAGACAGCCCCAACTAAACCGAGCAATGCAGCAACAGTGATTAAACGTTTGCGAACCATAAAGAATTATAACCTCCGCAATTTGTAGGGATTTCGAGAACAACTAGCTCATCAGTAAGCCACCACATAAACCAGCAGCTTATTCAGAAAACTGACGAAAATAGTCATACAGCTGGCGCATCAACAACGAGCGTTGTTAATAGCCAATTACGAAATTGCAGTGCCGTGGCAGGTCTGGCGCTGGCTTCTCTGATGAGGTCGGGCGACATCATACTAGAAGTCATCGGTTGGCCAAAGCTGGAGCATTATCATGCTCATGGCGCTTATGGAAGGGTCTGAATCTTGGTTTGCTTGAATAGTACTATCGGCGCAGTAAAACGATACCACGGCCTATTTCAATATGCAAGATTGTTGATACGTTGTTTCAACTAATTTTTAACTATTTTTAGGCCATTACAAAGGGATAAAAATTATTTTACTATTTTTCACCACTATCCAGTGGCAATAGTGACATGGGGGATTTTTAGGGGATTGCGGCTCTAAAAAACCAGCATTATTGAGGAGTTTGCATATGCGACTTTGTGGTTTTACTGCTGGATGGTTACTTGGGCTGTGGTTAAATGATAGGCTGCAAATAGCATGGTATCTATATTTTATCGCATCAATAGCAATTATTTTAATCATTATCTATATCCGAAAATCATGGCAGGTTATGCTGATAGCAATATATGCTGGTACTATGCTAGGGGTAGTACGAATGGCGGTCAGTCAAAATTCCTCAAATCTTGACGATATTCGTCAACAGATTGGCATGACGACCCGTTTAGAAGGGGTGATTGTCGGTGAGCCACAATGGACTCCTCAGCAACAACGGGTGGTGTTAGCCGTCCACGCTTATCAGCATGAACAGCAACGTGTTGCCACAACTGGC
Proteins encoded:
- a CDS encoding tetratricopeptide repeat protein, whose amino-acid sequence is MMIALTQPSLNQPWDEEHIKALLRFPRYPLRLLQADPWQTWLNQRGGLANIYKYLHEYAFVASQQRILAVILASPEATADFYADHLSISRTTYFHRLNELLPAVAYALNTWQIDQPLTLATHSKPTLPQPLTSLVGVEPTLALLKPLLLQPQVRLLTLLGHAGVGKSRLALALAQQTQFTACWYLDLANITTMTAIEPALISLIQPTSPTLSGLIQQLDQQSTLLIFDNAEHLFPLTELLENVLSSAASLKMLVTSRRAMQLYGEYEYQVQPLATPHPADYLPPSELAEIPAVQLYLQRVQAVNPQFQLDQTNAQAISELSIALEGLPLAIELAALQSKFFAPQALLNRINQQQRLNILQRPQQRTARQQTLRGTLDWSFGLLEPDLQSLFSRLAVFAGGSTIEAAAVICASLEPQPEQTSGLRLESLPQAVDQVQAGLMALVDQSLLQQTIASHGEPRFQMLEVTREYALQQLNNRGETLLLQRGYALYYLRLAEHIMAWQAPQLFQRRTEMLQQEYRNFKAAIQWALDHHEADLSVRLVVLLWDFWTYYGHQQEGRQIAEAVIAQTASLQSPLRAQLLRLVGWLAHDLGEYTLMHHSFQASVEMAEGMADHHSLGLSLHGLGELAQMHGNWQQAQSQLQQSFTIFQNLEQQELQAWSLEHLGRLALSQGQFEQAYGLFHKSLDLFQVLDSSWGAMFALGHLGQVALYQADFAKAQHYLEECLQVSTATGANRSAMVCQTLNYLGELALQQQRLEQASELLHNCLNLSHEIGYRGCIELANYSLGLLALNEGKLAQARNYLHESLHLQQALNEQWRALLVIEACAEYLSQHQPQAAACLYLSSEHLRQSLAIQRPPLYQAKYQQLTQLLIDDLANTKPLASLESALDFAIIQIR
- a CDS encoding M4 family metallopeptidase, whose product is MVRKRLITVAALLGLVGAVFGSAVSTGAQDYDKVRGQLIRTYREAEAKGVRPDWVTAAVDTSLDHFAGKGANSANLQVRGVDQDDLGINVRLDQTYAGLPVFGGQVIAHLDNKGNVTQESGELFAVDGIDTSASLSSAEAIKIAQSQVKYDFNAKKAGGAEVSSELKILPREGQDSVIVFHVSLHIEDGTEATAHHEFFINAKTGETELYYNDMDGVNATGTGKSLYSGNVSITTDLVSGVYYLRDNSRGGMYTTNMNNRTTGGSTFTDADNVWGTNTTANVQSAGVDAHYGAQLTWDYYLSSFGRRGIDGNGFRVLSRVHYGNRYNNAFWNGSSMTYGDGDGTTFRPLVSLDVAGHEITHGLTEKTAGLIYSNESGAANESFSDIFGTMVEYSSGSGDYLIGEDIYTPATAGDALRNMSNPAAEGDPDHYSKRYTGTGDNGGVHINSGIQNQVFYLLAQGGTNRTSGQAVTGIGRPKAAAIFYRALTVYLTPSSNFKAVRTATLNAARDLYGASSAEYNATAQAWTACGVQ